GACAGTCGATCCCGCCCACCTGGTTCATGGTGAGCAGATCCACCCCGGTCCTGCGCGCGGAGGTCTGCTCCAGGGAGTACTCCAACGCGTGCACGACCGCGGGGACTCCGGCTGCCCACTTCTTCGGCGGAGTCACGGAGAGGGTGGTCTCCGGCTCCTCACCGGGCGGGTTCTGCATCGCTTCGCCTTTCTCTTGCCGTGTCCGGTCCGCGGTTCAGCCGACGGGCCACTGCGCCACGCGGCTCCTGGGCGGTTCCGGGTGGTCGTGCTGCACTCGCCCGTTCCGGATGGTGCCTCGCCAGGCCCCGCCTTCCTGCCCCGTAGCCTCGATGAACTGCTTGAAGTTCTGGAGTTCGCGGCGCACGAGCCGGGCGGTCGCCTGCGCAGCCTTCGATGATCCGGTGAGCACTTTCGCCACTCCGCGCGGTTCGAGCAGCAGTCGGACGGTGACCGACGTGCCGCCGGACTCCGTCGGCCTGAACTCCACCTCGCCCTGGTGGGAGGGATGCTGCTCCAGGCCACGCCAGGCCAGGTAGGCGTCGGGGTCCTGCTCCACGATCTCCACCGCGAAACGGTGGCGCAGCGGTCCGTAGCCGATGGTCCAGGCCGTCACGGTGGGCCGGAGCTGTTCGACGCCGAGTACCGCGGTCGAGAAGCGGGGGAAGGTCTTGAACTGCGTCCACTGGTTGTACGCGGTCCGCACCGGCACCGCGATGTCGACCGTCTCCTCGACGTGCTGCTCCCGCAGCGGCCTGCGACGCGTGACACCTGCGCTGTCGGGGCGCATCCCCGGCGTGTTCGGGACGGCCTGCCGGGAGTCGTGTTCGCGCGCCATCGTGGCCTCTTTTCCGGTGAGGGAGGAGGGCATCCACGTACCCGGCTCCCTCTCGTGCGTCAGGGCTTCTCTACCGGTTCCCATATCGCGGTCTTCGAGTCGCCCGAATGCTCCAGCGTCCTGTCCGGGCCCGGTTTCGGGGGTCGGGCAGGCACAAGGGCTCGCCTGCGAGAGACTCTGACCGAACGCATCAGGGCTGGGCTCCGTCCGGTGGAGCTGTTGCTGATCATCGTCAGCCCTCACACGAGCGCACCCGCACCCGTGCTGTGGCGGCCGCATTCTCAGGGGACCCGGAGGCGGGCGTTGCCGCTACGCCGACGCAGATGGACGCTGTGCAGGGCCCGGGTCTACGCGGGTGGCGGGGGTCGTCGAAGTCGGTGAGGGGATCCCAGCCGACCGGTCGGAGTGGGCCCCGATCGGGTTGGGTTGCCAGGAGACCGTAGGCCGGGGTGAGGCAGAGCTCGCCCGTGTCCTTCGCTGCCCAGCGGCGGGTGGCCCACGCCGAGTCGGACGGACGGGATCCGGAGGTCATGGCCTCTTGGCGCGGTGAATGCCGGTTCGGCGGTGGTTGCGGCCCGGCTCGGTCAATCCCTTGATCCGCCCCAGAGCCAGGGGAAGACTGGCGTCCTGGTGCCCGTGCCATCGCAGGGCATGGCAATTTCGATGCCCTGGGAGTGCCCGTCGATGCCAGAGTTCGTGCCGGAACTTTCTCGCGGCTACTGGGCACGCTCCGCGACAGCCGACGACATCAACTCTGTCCATCACCTCGTCTCGG
This is a stretch of genomic DNA from Streptomyces sp. NBC_00285. It encodes these proteins:
- a CDS encoding SRPBCC family protein, encoding MAREHDSRQAVPNTPGMRPDSAGVTRRRPLREQHVEETVDIAVPVRTAYNQWTQFKTFPRFSTAVLGVEQLRPTVTAWTIGYGPLRHRFAVEIVEQDPDAYLAWRGLEQHPSHQGEVEFRPTESGGTSVTVRLLLEPRGVAKVLTGSSKAAQATARLVRRELQNFKQFIEATGQEGGAWRGTIRNGRVQHDHPEPPRSRVAQWPVG